From Brassica oleracea var. oleracea cultivar TO1000 chromosome C3, BOL, whole genome shotgun sequence, a single genomic window includes:
- the LOC106331025 gene encoding uncharacterized protein LOC106331025: MGDLAVVTTKPKEPGSSSIKCPVLNATNYTVWAIKMKILLKLHKVWDIVETEGTDDEKNNMAMALLVQSIPEALVLQVGELDTAKRVWDAIKTRHMGADRVKEARLQTLMAEFDRLKMKDNETIDEFTGRISEISTKSAALGEEIEESKLVKKFLKSLPPKKYIQIVAALEQVLDLKKTGFEDIIG, translated from the coding sequence ATGGGAGATCTCGCGGTGGTTACAACAAAACCAAAGGAGCCAGGATCATCATCGATAAAGTGTCCCGTATTGAATGCTACAAATTATACTGTATGGGCAATCAAGATGAAGATATTATTGAAGCTACATAAGGTTTGGGATATCGTTGAAACAGAAGGAACAGACGACGAGAAAAATAACATGGCCATGGCGTTGCTGGTTCAATCGATACCCGAAGCTTTAGTGTTACAGGTTGGAGAGTTAGATACAGCAAAGAGGGTTTGGGACGCTATCAAAACCAGACACATGGGTGCTGATAGAGTCAAGGAGGCTAGATTACAAACTTTAATGGCAGAATTCGACCGGCTGAAGATGAAAGACAACGAGACTATTGATGAGTTTACTGGTAGGATCTCCGAGATATCCACAAAGTCTGCTGCTCTTGGAGAAGAGATAGAGGAATCAAAACTCGTCAAGAAATTTCTGAAAAGTCTTCCACCCAAGAAATACATTCAAATCGTGGCAGCGTTGGAACAAGTTCTAGATCTTAAGAAAACTGGTTTCGAGGACATAATTGGTTGA